TAATATTTTAATAACTGTGGCTGGTGGATTGAGTCAAGAAATTGCCACTAACCTTGGTCAAAAATACTTTTCAAAGATAAGTACCAAAAACAGTGAATTAAAAATTGAAAATAAATTCAAAACAATTCAAAGTAAACCAAAAATAAAACTACACAATAAAAAGAAAGAGCAAGCACATATTATTTTGGGTTATATGGCAGACGGCAGAAACTATGAACACAAATATGCACAAAGCGTTTTATCAGTTATCTTGGGGGGTGGGATGTCTTCAAGAATGTTTACAGAGGTAAGAGAAAGAAGGGGTCTGGCATATTCAGTCAGAACATCAATGGATAGGTATACAGACTGTGGTTATATAGGTACATATGCAGGACTTGATACTAAAAGAGCAGTGGAGGCAGTTGGGGTAATATTAAATGAACATTTAAAGATAACTAACGGCCAAAATCCAATAACAAAACAAGAACTGATAAAGGCAAAGGAGTTTTTAAAGGGTCACCTAGCCTTGGCATTGGAAGACACAAGTGACGTCTCAGGTTTTTTTGGAAACCAAGTGTTGTTTGAGAAAAAAGTTTTATCACCGGAGGGTGTCTTTAAAAAAATAGACAAAGTAACAATGGATGAAGTCAACGCTGAAGCTATACGATTGTTTGTACCTGAAAAACTAAACCTTGCCATAATTGGACCATATGGAAGTGATAGGGAGTTTAAAAAAATATTAAATTAGTATAGAATAGTACAATAATATGATGCAAAGAACTGTAGTTTTAATTAAACCAGATGGACTTCAAAGAGGTCTGGTTGGTGAAATAATGCATAGGTTTGAAAGAAAGGGTTTAAAACTAATTGGTGTCAAAATGATAAGGCTTACAGATGAAATACTTGAAAACTGGTATATTCACCACAAAGATAAAGCATTTTTTAAGGATTTGAAAAGTTTTATGGAGTGGACCCCGGTTGTTGCCATGGTCTGGGAAGGTCTTGATGCCATTGCTGCGGTTCGTAAGATTGTGGGAATTACTAAAGCAAGAGAGGCAGAAGCAGGGTCAATTAGAGGCGACTTTGGTATGAGTGGATCACAAAACATTATTCATGCCTCAGATTCAGAAGAATCAGCACAAAAAGAAATGGGACTTATTTTTAATGGTGATGAAATTTTTGAATATCAAAGTGCCACAGAATGTTTAATTTATGGCGCGGATGAAATGAGTAAGTAACTTCATTTGACAACATGCCTTTGTTCTGTTATCCTGTACATAATTGTACAAGATGGACAAACTAAATATATTACTTAAGTCCAAAGAAAAGCTATTTCATACACAAGATCTGGCCCTCTTGTGGGGAATTGAAAACAGAAACACTCTCTACACAACCATAAAAAGATATGTCAAAAAAGGAATATTAATCCCAGTTGTTAAAGGGCTTTATTCAACTGTTCCAATTAACGAGATCGACAAGTTTGAACTAGGTACAAGTTTAATTCATAAATATTGCTACGTCTCCTGTGAGACGGTATTGTTTTTAGAAGGTGTCATAAATCAAGTTGTTTATCCCATTACCTATGTTTCATCCATTTCTTCTAAAATAGAAATAAACGGAGTAATGTATATTTATAGACAAGCAAAGCCTGAAATATTGTTTGATCTAAACGGGATAGAACAAAAAGATGGATATTTTATGGCAACAAAAGAAAGGGCAACATCAGACATGAATTATTTTAACCCAAAATATTATATGGATAATTTAGAAAAAGAATAATTAAATATGGTCGATTTAAAAATACAAAATGCTATTCATAGGAATAAAATGCAAAAACTTTTGATTGCAATTGCAGATAATCCATTTCTCTCAAAGAGAATTTATTTTAGAGGAGGAACATGCGCTGCGATGCTTGGATATTTAGATAGATTTTCTGTTGATTTAGATTTTGATCCTTATAAGTCAATTGCCACATCTGATATGTTGAATTTTCGAAAGGAACTGTTGCCAATTTTTGATAAATTGGATTTTAAAATTGACAGAGAAAATTACGAATCACTGTTTTTTACTCTAAAATACAAGGCAAAAGTTAATTTTAGGAATACTCTGATGCTTAGCGTATTTAATGAAGTTATAAAAAATAATGACTATCAAAAGGTTAAAATTACAGAAATTGATAGATTTATGACTTGTCAGACAGTTGAATCAATGTTTGCAAATAAACTCGTTAGTGTAATGGATAGATACAATAGGCATAAAAAAATTGCAGGTAGGGATATTTATGATGTTAAATATTTTTTTGAACAAGGGTATGAGTTTAAGAATGAGATAATTAAGGAAAGAACAGGGATGGAAACAAAAGATTATATTAAAAAATTAATTGTGTTTATTGAAAAAGAAGTAACAGAAGATTTGATAAATAGGGATTTAAATATGCTTTTGGCACCCGATACATTTAGTAAAATTAGAAAAACATTAAAACAAGATACATTACTTTTTTTAAAGAATTTAATAAATTAAGTTACTACAATTTGAGTTTTTAAACTCTTGGTATTAGACTACGACCATGATAGATAGAAAATGGCTGTATGGAGGTGGAATCGCAACAGTGATAAGTGGAGCATTTCTTGGTATTCGAAGCATTGTGTCAAACAATGATGGGGCAGAAGAGGCAAAAAGAACTTTACAACCAACACCGACATTGAGCTCTGAACATGAGCAGGGTAATTTCGGGGCTGAAACACAAGTAAACACAGCTGGTTATAAAAAATACACACTTATTCCAGGAAAAACTGTTTTATATGAATCCGTGCCAGATCCTGAAGGAAATGGAAGAGATTGTGTTAAGGTTGGCAGTTACTCGACTGGTAATACCTTATTTGGAGCTACGGTAGTGGTTGGACATGATAGCAGTTTATATATTGATGTGCCAAGTGGAACAATACATGCATCGGATGGCACTGTAATTGGTTATTTTGAACGATCTAAGATAGTAGGGTGGGAAGATGCACCGGGAGCTGATCCTGACAGTATAGTTTGTGCAAACAACTAAATTTATTACCAATTATAATTTTAATTTTTACTCTAGTATCTACTTTTTAAGGTCCATCTTTACACTTTCGGTGTTTTTCGCATCTAGGTGAGGTCAGAACACACTAAAACCCCATTGCTACTGTATTTTTAATCTGTTACCTTAAAATATAGTGTCAAAATATAGAAAGCATTTAGTATTCAGTTTTATTGTTTTTATCCTCGTCTCTCTCTGGCTGTTGGTTTCTTTAAGGCACGAAAAACTTGTTTACAATTTTTCAGGTAATGGATACACAGTACATTTTGGTGACAATCCTACAAAGTCAGGTAGTATAGTCTTTAGAAATGAACTAGCTGAGCTTTCTTTCTATACTCCCAAAAAACAATCCTTTGGAGTTCTAAACAGCCCTAAGGCAGAATTAGGAAATAATACACTAGTTTATAAAGATATATATTCTGATATAGACTTAAAGTATTCAATTACTCCATCAAGACTTTTGGAAGAATTTATTGTATACAACCTAGATACTGCATCAAAAATAGAAAAAATAGATCAAGAAGTAAAGACATTAGGTATAGATAGCTATCGAGAAAACGGAGGTGGAATATATTTTTATCAGGATCAAAAATTAGCCTTCTCTCTTCCTGCTCCTGTAATGTATGAATTAAACAACAAAGATGAAAAGTCTTTTGGAATTGTCTATGAAATAAGTCAAAAAGATGATGATAGTTATTTAATAGTTAAAAAACTAACTAAAGAAGGTCAAGATTGGATAAACGATAGTCAAAGGAATTACCCAATTGCAATAGATATTGTCATTGATAATGGTGACATTGCTTTGGGATGGGAAAGTTCTGATGCCACCTATACAACTGTTACCCAAGAAACTAGTGTCGTATATGAAGGATCTGGATCAGTTAAAATACAAACAACGGCAGAAGCTGGAACAAGTGTTGAGTTGATGGAGTATTCATCAGACGAAATAGCTCAATCAGCGTATGGTTCAAATTATATAACTTCAAATGCTACCGGTGGAACAATCACTAGTTCTGGTGGGTATACTATCCATAAATTTACAACAAGTGGTACGTTTGTGTTGGCCAGAGTTGCAGATGTAGACTATTTGGTTGTGGGTGGAGGAGGCGGTGGTGTCTCTGGCACCTGGGGCTATCCACATGGTGGTGGCGGTGGTGGCGGTCAGGCTTTACAAAATTCTTCAACATTAAATGCTAATTCATATGCAATTAGTGTGGGCAATGGCGGAGCTATTGCTTCATCTGGTTCCGTAAGTTCAATAGCTGGGGTTACGAGTGCGGTTGGGGGCGGGGGCGGTAACCTCTATAGCGGTGGAACTTCGGGTAATGGATATGCCGGTGGTACAGGTGATGCGAATGTTTCTGGTGGTGGGGGTGGTGCAAGTGCCAATGGTTCTAGGGGTGGAGGGACCGGTGGTACCGGTGGAGCTGGTATTACAAGTTCTATTAGTGGCTCTAGTGTTCAATACGCTGGCGGTGGAGGTGGTTCTGGCGGTGGTGGCACCGGATCTAGGGGGATTGGGGTGTATGGTGGTGGTAATGGTGGTGAAAGTAGCGGACCAGGTTATGCTGGAGCTGGAAACACCGGCGGTGGTGGAGGTGGTGGACATTGGAATTCGGGAGGAACAGGGGGTTCTGGAATTGTTATCGTTAGGTATTTAACACCTCCATATTTACAATCATATTCAGAATCTACAATTAAAACAGAAGGTAGTTACTCATTAAAAGGTGTTGCTAACCAGACAACTAGTTTAAATAAGACAATCACTAAAACATTTGAAACTCCACTTGATATGTCAACTAGTCCATCAATGAGTTTTGATATTCGTGCCAGTAGAACAGGGAGCAACATTAAGATTGGTCTTAGGGATACGGGCGGTACTACTACAGAAGTTACACCTAACATTACCAGTGCTAATGAGTTCCAAACGGTTACTATGGATCTTTCAGGTGTAAGTTCGTCTGACAAAGATTCGATTGATCAACTTGTTATTACTGTTGTCAATGCAGATAGTGAAAATACTTTCTATGTAGACAACTTCCAAGCTGGATATGGCTCAAAAGATGACACTGTAACTTTGACAAAAACTGCCACAGATTTGTCAGGGTACAATGCAATTATATTTTGGGTAAGATCAAATATTGCTGGTAGTTTTGCCAGATTTCAATTTGGCGAGAGTGCAAGCAATGAGCAGTCTTTTGATTTTACTATAAACAATGTAGACACTTGGGAACAAAAGGTTTGGAATATATCAGGAATTAACGCTAGTAGTCGTGATGAGGTAACAAAAATTGCACTTCAACTAACAGAGAACACTAATGGGGCAACTGTTTATTTTGACTATATTCTAACAAACATTCTTCCTGGGGTTGGCTCACTTGATTTACCACTGGATTCGGCCGTGGATCAGTCCTACCTGCCCGTGTTTAAGTTTACAAGTATTGACCCTGATGGTGATGACTTGCGTTATAGAATTCAAGTTTGTAGTAATTTGAGTATGACTACGGGTTGTCAAATTTTTGACCAATCAGACAGTATGGTAGGTTGGAGTGGCCAGGATGCAATGGATGGTACAGCTTATGTTTCAGGTACTCAAGCTACCTATACAATGCAGACCCAACTTTCTCCTCTAACTACTTACTATTGGAGATCTTATGCAATTGATCCACTGGGATCAAATATTTTAAGTTCTACTCAGGGCACACCTTTTTCTTTCACTACTCATGAGGGAGATGCCCCAAGTATTACATCTATTGACTCTGTGGCAGGTGATACTGATTCCATTTACTATGACAATACTGACGACTCAGCTACTGTAATTGCATTTACATCAACTGACGGTGGTGGAGGTGGAGTATTTTCCTGTAATTGGGATGGGGAAGATCTTAGTTTTGATCAGATGGGGAATATTTGTAGCTCCACATCAAGTTGTACAGTTAATCTTACTGGTGATGGTGTTAAGACCGTATATATAAGATGTCAGGATATTTGGGGTAATAAAATGTCAAGTTCAGAATCTGTCACCTATACTTTAGATTCAACTCCTCCAATCTCATTGTCTGCATCTAATTCATCAAGCAGTTGGACAAATGCAAAACCAACGGTTACTGTTTCAAGTCC
This bacterium DNA region includes the following protein-coding sequences:
- a CDS encoding nucleotidyl transferase AbiEii/AbiGii toxin family protein, whose amino-acid sequence is MVDLKIQNAIHRNKMQKLLIAIADNPFLSKRIYFRGGTCAAMLGYLDRFSVDLDFDPYKSIATSDMLNFRKELLPIFDKLDFKIDRENYESLFFTLKYKAKVNFRNTLMLSVFNEVIKNNDYQKVKITEIDRFMTCQTVESMFANKLVSVMDRYNRHKKIAGRDIYDVKYFFEQGYEFKNEIIKERTGMETKDYIKKLIVFIEKEVTEDLINRDLNMLLAPDTFSKIRKTLKQDTLLFLKNLIN
- the ndk gene encoding nucleoside-diphosphate kinase, with the protein product MQRTVVLIKPDGLQRGLVGEIMHRFERKGLKLIGVKMIRLTDEILENWYIHHKDKAFFKDLKSFMEWTPVVAMVWEGLDAIAAVRKIVGITKAREAEAGSIRGDFGMSGSQNIIHASDSEESAQKEMGLIFNGDEIFEYQSATECLIYGADEMSK
- a CDS encoding fibronectin type III domain-containing protein — protein: MSKYRKHLVFSFIVFILVSLWLLVSLRHEKLVYNFSGNGYTVHFGDNPTKSGSIVFRNELAELSFYTPKKQSFGVLNSPKAELGNNTLVYKDIYSDIDLKYSITPSRLLEEFIVYNLDTASKIEKIDQEVKTLGIDSYRENGGGIYFYQDQKLAFSLPAPVMYELNNKDEKSFGIVYEISQKDDDSYLIVKKLTKEGQDWINDSQRNYPIAIDIVIDNGDIALGWESSDATYTTVTQETSVVYEGSGSVKIQTTAEAGTSVELMEYSSDEIAQSAYGSNYITSNATGGTITSSGGYTIHKFTTSGTFVLARVADVDYLVVGGGGGGVSGTWGYPHGGGGGGGQALQNSSTLNANSYAISVGNGGAIASSGSVSSIAGVTSAVGGGGGNLYSGGTSGNGYAGGTGDANVSGGGGGASANGSRGGGTGGTGGAGITSSISGSSVQYAGGGGGSGGGGTGSRGIGVYGGGNGGESSGPGYAGAGNTGGGGGGGHWNSGGTGGSGIVIVRYLTPPYLQSYSESTIKTEGSYSLKGVANQTTSLNKTITKTFETPLDMSTSPSMSFDIRASRTGSNIKIGLRDTGGTTTEVTPNITSANEFQTVTMDLSGVSSSDKDSIDQLVITVVNADSENTFYVDNFQAGYGSKDDTVTLTKTATDLSGYNAIIFWVRSNIAGSFARFQFGESASNEQSFDFTINNVDTWEQKVWNISGINASSRDEVTKIALQLTENTNGATVYFDYILTNILPGVGSLDLPLDSAVDQSYLPVFKFTSIDPDGDDLRYRIQVCSNLSMTTGCQIFDQSDSMVGWSGQDAMDGTAYVSGTQATYTMQTQLSPLTTYYWRSYAIDPLGSNILSSTQGTPFSFTTHEGDAPSITSIDSVAGDTDSIYYDNTDDSATVIAFTSTDGGGGGVFSCNWDGEDLSFDQMGNICSSTSSCTVNLTGDGVKTVYIRCQDIWGNKMSSSESVTYTLDSTPPISLSASNSSSSWTNAKPTVTVSSPSDSLSGLKEIRYVWNNNTLGASCNSGTLVSSGTDLTGTLAEGSNVLYLCASDLAGNVATWNGSYKWDNGNPIVNITSHVGIIYNSSTIPETIAGTASDAVSAVSSVAVAISDGFNYWTGVTFDSLTRVWLAVTGTVSWEYVFSPTSDGEYTIESRAIDSASNQATSSEISFNYDGTTPQITRVESVEATASTAVISWETNELSSTQLEYGTNTNVGLNTTTTVEIDTSPRVTEHSVSLSGLQSCTTYHYRVISRDSAGNTLTGSNKSFTTPTCPGAATVESETTETVTTSSGGTVQHSESGEVKLALTVPANFSNSDADFQIKRLEKSSVITITSTPTSTKSVIGDHVYQLDALVSATEKADSFNEPITVTMSYTTEQIVGYNEASLVIYRWNGASWYQLSNCSVDTEAKTVSCETSEFSTFALFGEGSTSSLALNISVENNSQPEVCGKVSPSGSRPWLYGAIPQPDRSIKLYFTDASGPLTHYSLEYGTKPGVYQYGNLNIGARGDGYKQYTVSNLRPNTRYYFRVKAVNDCAGGLWSDIKEASTVINNISLEQEETISSVCKVYEVKSGDTLWKIAEVEFGDPYLYGDLIASNQQQYPSLLTSPGSIEVGWLLKLGCEDQIEVSSDLNQQEGDSDDGYTQPEIKKVNLFTKWYQAIWSMLREFFSRLRFW
- a CDS encoding pitrilysin family protein, which codes for MNYFLEKLNNNIKVVSIPMPTLESVTVTVWFKTGSRNENKKNNGVSHFLEHMFFKGTTNRPTAKEIAEEIDSIGGIQNAGTSKEYTQYYIKCRADKAEIAFDLLSDMVMNSLLASEEIEREKGTIIEEIRMYEDTPMINIGEVFESLIYESHPLGMGIAGTEKTVSEMKRGDFLDYKDSFYGVDNILITVAGGLSQEIATNLGQKYFSKISTKNSELKIENKFKTIQSKPKIKLHNKKKEQAHIILGYMADGRNYEHKYAQSVLSVILGGGMSSRMFTEVRERRGLAYSVRTSMDRYTDCGYIGTYAGLDTKRAVEAVGVILNEHLKITNGQNPITKQELIKAKEFLKGHLALALEDTSDVSGFFGNQVLFEKKVLSPEGVFKKIDKVTMDEVNAEAIRLFVPEKLNLAIIGPYGSDREFKKILN